One Papaver somniferum cultivar HN1 chromosome 10, ASM357369v1, whole genome shotgun sequence genomic window carries:
- the LOC113316140 gene encoding uncharacterized protein LOC113316140: MERLETLGNNNNIPDPESLANEFNKTMKVNIKYHTAWRARNIVLLNLYGSYEEQYKKIPALCEMVKVTLKKMYACVASFSYGSTDNTFLSMTLCFKPSLDGCRKIIGLDACHLYEKYGGVLMVATGLDVQNGLVSLGIMVCRNETIENWKIFLKDLKAILGEDLHFTIMSDKQKGISEACDKYFCLDEHRVCFRHLMKNFKKYFKSFSLHTHFWNAAKCYKKRHYQQHMDKLFAEDEKAAMYLLDQKPECWSRCHFSNDSKCEHINNNFSESFNNMAKPFRDKPIITLGQIYCDPVYSVEYYKNTYAPEFEPLSDEIDWNILVEFINPHVIIIKTRRPRKKRIPSYDEAGSVKKMRKCKKCGIYGHYAVTCGGAEVGKNPKGNKPRTCVDGSTSTPYVPEPSKRKYKRKKPVASASAGASTTAKDGMKNNNSSKTCVGESSKQGAAKSGQGSKRKASSQPAFNQTNKHVGSVNNKVTFTVADPKGKKKPKNYMKI, encoded by the exons ATGGAAAGGTTGGAGACTCTTGGAAATAATAACAACATCCCTGATCCTGAGTCATTGGCAAATgagttcaacaaaacaatgaaggtGAACATTAAGTACCATACAGCCTGGAGAGCAAGAAATATTGTGTTGCTGAATCTTTATGGCAGCTATGAGGAGCAGTACAAGAAAATTCCTGCATtatgtgaaatggtgaaggtaacATT GAAAAAAATGTATGCATGTGTGGCTAGTTTCTCATATGGAAGCACAGACAATACATTCTTGTCAATGACACTCTGCTTCAAGCCTTCATTGGATGGATGTAGGAAAATCATTGGATTGGATGCTTGTCATTTGTATGAGAAGTATGGTGGTGTGTTAATGGTTGCAACAGGTCTAGATGTTCAGAATGGTTTAGTTTCTCTTGGTATAATGGTGTGTAGGAATGAAACCATTGAGAACTGGAAGATATTTCTCAAAGACTTGAAAGCTATACTGGGTGAAGACTTGCATTTCACCATTATGTCAGACAAGCAGAAGGGGATTAGTGAAGCTTGTGACAAATACTTCTGCTTGGATGAGCACAGAGTATGTTTCAG ACATTTGATGAAGAATTTCAAGAAGTATTTCAAGTCATTCAGCTTACACACTCATTTTTGGAATGCTGCCAAATGTTACAAGAAGAGACACTATCAG CAACACATGGATAAGTTGTTTGCTGAGGATGAAAAAGCTGCAATGTATCTCCTAGATCAAAAACCTGAATGTTGGTCTAGGTGTcatttctcaaatgatagcaagTGTGAGCACATTAACAATAATTTCTCAGAATCTTTCAACAACATGGCCAAGCCCTTCAGGGATAAGCCTATCATTACACTTGGACAAAT CTACTGTGACCCTGTGTACAGTGTGGAATATTACAAAAATACATATGCTCCAGAGTTTGAACCACTGTCAGATGAAATTGACTGG AATATACTGGTAGAGTTCATTAATCCTCATGTTATCATAATCAAAACTAGAAGGCCAAGGAAGAAGAGGATTCCTTCTTATGATGAAGCTGGAAgtgtgaagaaaatgagaaagtgtAAGAAGTGTGGAATTTATGGTCACTATGCAGTAACTTGTGGTGGTGCAGAGGTTGGAAAGAATCCAAAGGGAAACAAGCCTAGAACCTGTGTTGATGGCTCAACATCAACACCTTATGTCCCTGAACCATCAAAAAGAAAGTACAAAAGAAAGAAACCAGTTGCTAGTGCTTCTGCAGGTGCATCTACTACTGCTAAGGATGGAATGAAGAACAACAACAGTTCCAAAACATGTGTTGGTGAATCTTCTAAACAAGGTGCTGCAAAATCAGGCCAAGGGAGTAAGAGAAAAGCTTCTTCTCAACCTGCTTTCAATCAGACTAACAAACATGTTGGATCTGTCAACAACAAAGTCACCTTCACAGTTGCAGAtccaaagggaaagaagaaaccaaagaattACATGAAAATATGA